CCAGACCTGTACAGACTGCAAGAACTTTTTTCACGATCGCCTCCGATTGTTTTAGCTCAACCCGTTGTTCTTGTTCGACACCCATGCCTAACCGGCAATACCGCCTACGATCCTCTAGGTCCCGTATGTCTGTCAAAACAAGTATATTTCATATAAGAGAAATTCGCAAGCGCAGCGCAGAATGCCGTGACAATTTTACGTATCAGTATCCTCGCGGCAACACTACACGTCTGAGGCCCATCAGGTGTCCAGTGAGGGGAAGGGCTGCCTCTTCCGCTCCTTTTGCTTTCCTCATCGCCAGACGGAGCTGCCCCGGTCCGCACACGACTTCGCGGCACATGGCAACCGGCTGGCTAGAGCCGCAACGGGAACTGGTTGCACACTAACGCGCAGTAATCGTCATGGTTCCGCCTTGCGTCCAGGAACCAGAATGCGAATCCGATTTGCGAGGGCGCCCGGGCTGCGCCAGGTGCACCCGAATTTGAACCGGTGAGCGTTGACAACGTTCTCCGCATGTCGTGAAGATAGGGATTGGCATGTGTCGCGTGAAGACCATGTGTCGCGTGAAGACTATTTGGAGGAGCGCGCAGTGGTCGGCGCCGGTAGACACATTCGTGACACGTTGAAGTGCTAATCGTGACGCAATCACGTTGAAGGAATGCTGCAGTGAAGACACCGAAGACGCTCACCGCCATAATTGCGATCGGGACCCTGTCCGTGATCTGGGTCGCCGACGCAGACGCCCAATTTCGCGAGGACTCCGGTTACCTCGGAAACCGGGGGCGGCCGACCACCGTCCTCGACCTCATGAAGCAGCAGCGGGCAATCGATTCACCGACGGTGCGAAATCCGCCGGGGGCGGCGCCGGTGCGCCGCCCGCCAGGGTTCGTGACGGATTCTTCATCAGCCGGAACGCGGCGGGCGATCGTGAGCCCGGGAGCTGAAGAACCGATGATCCCGGGTTCGCAAACCCGCGACGCCCCGGCTAAAGATGCAGCGACAACCGCTCCGGGTGTGGCTGCAGAATCGGCACCTCAGTTCCCGAAACCGAAAGAGCCAGCGGTGGAAGGCGAGGCTCCGCCCGCAGGTGCGCCGGTTCAGGCGCCGACCGAGGGCGAGGGGGCGCCTTCGACGGAACGCCAGCAGAGTACGCAACCCGCCGCGCAGTAGGCTGAACCGTCCCATCGGCTTGGCTACATGTAAGCCAGCGCGGCACGCCGTAAGCGGATTTGTGCGGCCTCTGGAGGTAGGCCGAAAGCGGTCGAAGGCACTTTATCGATTGCGCGCCGGGAGCGTCAGAAGCCGAGGTCTTCGGGCAGGACTCGATTGGGTGGGCGGTGCCCGTCGACGAAAGTCTTGATATTGATAACGACGCTCTCGCCCATGGCGACGCGACCTTCCATGGTGGCGGAGGCCATGTGCGGCAACAGCACCACATTGTCGAGCTGTAGCAGCTTAGGGCTGATGGCAGGCTCGTGCTCGTAGACATCGAGTGCCGCGCCGGCGATCTCACGATTGCGCAACATGGCGACGAGCGCTTTTTCATCGATGATTTCGCCCCGCGCTGTGTTGACCAGGTAGGCGTGCGGCGGCAGCAGTTTGAGACGCCGGGCCGACAACAAGTGGTAGGTGGCCGGGGTATGGGGACAGTGGACGGTGACGATATCCATTCGGGACAACATCTGATCGAGGCTCTCGTGGTAGGTCACCTCCAACTCGGCCTCGACGTCGGGATGCACGCGGCGGCGATTGTGGTAGTGGATCGCCATGTTGAAGCCGCGCGCCCGCCGGGCAACTGCTTGGCCGATGCGGCCCATGCCAACGATGCCCAGGCGCTTGCCCGTAACCCGGTGCCCCAGCATCCAAGTGGGCGACCACCCTCGCCAACGACCGGCGCGCACGATACGCTCGCCTTCGATGAGGCGTCGTGGGACCGCGAGGATAAGCGCCATTGTCATATCCGCCGTGTCCTCGGTGAGCACGTCGGGCGTGTTGGTGGCGGTAATACCCCGCTCACGGGCGGCGTTGAGATCGATATGATCGACCCCCGTCCCGTAGTTGGCGATCAGCTTCAGGCGCTCGCCGGCCGCTTCCAAGACTCGCCGATCGATCCGGTCGGTGACGGTCGGCACCAGGACATCTGCGGTCTGCACCGCGTCGATCAACTGCTCGCTGGTGAAGCTGCGGTCGGCGAGATTGAGGCGGACGTTGAACAACTCCATCATCCGAGTCTCGATTTCGTCCGGCAGCTTGCGCGTCACCACGACAAGCGGCTTCGCTCTCGCCATTGTGCTCCTCGTCCACCGCAAAAACAGGACACGGCGCGATACCATTCCGGCGACCGCAAGTCCAGGGCTGCGCGGGCGGCGCGCTGGCGCTTGACCGCGAGCGGGGCGACCTCCCTATAATGGTGGCTCGTACCCGATGATTGACAGTCCACGTTGTCGCTCGATGGTCTCGCTTATGCCGCTAATGGGAGTCGCTCGCATTCTTCTGCTTGCGACGCTGTTTTTGATCCCTTGCGTGACCGCCGTCATCGCCGCGCCGAAAGGCAGTGGCCTGCCGCTGCCTCGGTTCGTGAGTCTGCAGTCGACGGAGGCAAATCTGCGTACCGGCCCCGGCCTTCAGTACCCGATCGCCTGGATCTACCGCCGCGCCGAACTGCCGCTCGAGGTAATCGCCGAATACCGCACATGGCGGAAGGTGCGCGACTGGCAGGGGACGGCGGGCTGGATGCACCAAAGCATGTTGAGCGGCCAGCGAACGCTGATCGTCACCGCCGAGCGCTCCGCCATACAAGAAGGTCCGGAGCCGGCCAGTCCGATCATCGCGATCGCCGAAAACGGCGTCATCGGCCGACTGCTGTTCTGTCCGCAAGAAGGGTCGCTGTGCCAAGCCGAACTCCGCGGCCGGCGCGGCTGGATCGGGCGCGATACCTTCTGGGGCATGCATCCCGATGAAGCGCTGGAGTAGCGGAACGCTTGCCGCAGTCACCCACGGCGCCTGAGACGCGATGGCGTCAGGCGAAGTCCGTTGCCAAAGCCGTGCGCGTTGCTTCCTTCAGGGCCGCCGTGTGATCGTAATTCCGATGTCGGATGCTCAACACCACGCGCGTTCCCGGCACCCGAAACGCCTGCACTTGCTCGGGCGAGAACGGGAACTTGAGAAAGTGTACCGACGATGTCTTT
This window of the Rhodospirillales bacterium genome carries:
- a CDS encoding D-glycerate dehydrogenase, with amino-acid sequence MARAKPLVVVTRKLPDEIETRMMELFNVRLNLADRSFTSEQLIDAVQTADVLVPTVTDRIDRRVLEAAGERLKLIANYGTGVDHIDLNAARERGITATNTPDVLTEDTADMTMALILAVPRRLIEGERIVRAGRWRGWSPTWMLGHRVTGKRLGIVGMGRIGQAVARRARGFNMAIHYHNRRRVHPDVEAELEVTYHESLDQMLSRMDIVTVHCPHTPATYHLLSARRLKLLPPHAYLVNTARGEIIDEKALVAMLRNREIAGAALDVYEHEPAISPKLLQLDNVVLLPHMASATMEGRVAMGESVVINIKTFVDGHRPPNRVLPEDLGF